In Tiliqua scincoides isolate rTilSci1 chromosome 1, rTilSci1.hap2, whole genome shotgun sequence, the following are encoded in one genomic region:
- the GCG gene encoding pro-glucagon, giving the protein MMKTKSMYFVAGLLLMIVQSSWQSPLQESQEKTRSFKASQAEPLDDSRQLNEVKRHSQGTFTSDYSKYLDTRRAQDFVQWLMSTKRSGQQGLEEREKENLLDQLSSNGLARHHAEYERHADGTYASDISSYLEGQAAKEFIAWLVNGRGRRDFSEGTAAAEVIGRRHADGTFTSDYNKLLDDMATQEFLKWLINSKVTQRDLSGEYQ; this is encoded by the exons ATGATGAAAACGAAAAGCATGTACTTTGTGGCTGGGTTGCTTTTAATGATTGTACAAAGCAGCTGGCAAAGTCCCCTTCAAGAATCACAAGAGAAAACCAG ATCATTCAAAGCTTCCCAGGCTGAACCATTAGATGACTCTAGACAGCTGAATGAAGTGAAACGTCACTCACAAGGTACATTCACCAGCGATTACAGCAAGTACTTGGACACGAGACGAGCTCAAGATTTTGTACAGTGGTTAATGAGCACTAAAAGAAGCGG ACAACAAGGacttgaagagagagagaaagaaaacctCTTGGATCAGCTCTCAAG CAATGGACTCGCCAGGCATCATGCCGAATACGAGAGACATGCTGACGGCACCTATGCCAGTGATATcagctcctacttggaaggtcaaGCTGCCAAGGAGTTCATTGCTTGGCTTGTGAATGGACGAGGAAGAAGAGA TTTCTCAGAAGGAACTGCTGCAGCTGAAGTCATTGGTAGAAGACATGCAGATGGCACTTTCACCAGTGATTATAACAAGCTGCTGGATGACATGGCTACCCAAGAATTCTTGAAGTGGCTGATTAACTCAAAAGTGACCCAGAG GGACCTGTCAGGAGAATACCAATAA